In Streptomyces violaceusniger Tu 4113, one DNA window encodes the following:
- a CDS encoding DUF1203 domain-containing protein has protein sequence MSENYEMRAIAPEVLKQLRIKDDAGNPPRAVVDDEEGGSPMRCCLGRSRPYETIALVSYAPLRRWARETGARPGPYDEVGPVFIHPEECDGWTGPGIAEGIPGERRVLRAYSAEGNILGGRLLNDGEPTIEEGLAELYADPQVAAVHVRAVEFGCFLAETRRV, from the coding sequence ATGAGCGAGAACTACGAGATGCGGGCCATCGCGCCCGAGGTGCTGAAGCAGCTGCGGATCAAGGACGACGCGGGAAACCCGCCGCGCGCGGTGGTGGACGACGAGGAGGGTGGCAGCCCGATGCGCTGCTGCCTGGGCCGGAGCCGGCCGTACGAGACCATCGCGCTCGTCTCCTACGCCCCGCTGCGCCGCTGGGCGCGGGAGACGGGTGCCAGGCCCGGCCCGTACGACGAGGTCGGCCCGGTGTTCATCCACCCCGAGGAGTGCGACGGCTGGACCGGCCCCGGGATCGCGGAAGGCATCCCGGGCGAGCGGCGGGTGCTGCGGGCGTACTCCGCCGAGGGCAACATCCTCGGCGGCCGGCTGCTGAACGACGGCGAGCCGACGATCGAGGAGGGGCTGGCCGAGCTGTACGCGGACCCGCAGGTGGCAGCGGTGCATGTGCGCGCCGTCGAGTTCGGCTGCTTCCTGGCCGAGACGCGGCGGGTCTGA
- a CDS encoding methyltransferase domain-containing protein codes for MTLNPAQVDRPSRKELGRALLETHSLASDWAPTFAAVDRAVFLPALMWPFDMDKGESVPVDRDMNSDAWYAAADSNVPIVTQWDDGKHMGTAPGKVSTSSSSMPSVVYAMLQALEVDAGMKVLDVGTGTGETAGALAYRLDAQNVTTIEVDRAVSARARERLCAAGLHPEVVVGDGFAGCADRAPYDRILATVGLREIPGAWIEQTRPGGLIVAPWGTHYSHADAVARLSVKDGQASGHFTRPVEFMKLRAQRLSLAEHAEYAPPDAMERADASTTAITEAEFVTGKYTAVPFALGLRVRDCTQAVADKREDARPVWFYGLSDRSWACVMFRDGQAEARVWQSGPRRLWDEVETAYRWWVGHGEPDHTRFGLTVTPEGQRAWLDDPAESWAV; via the coding sequence GTGACGCTCAACCCTGCGCAGGTGGACCGCCCCAGCCGCAAGGAGCTGGGGCGGGCCCTCCTTGAAACGCATTCGCTGGCGTCGGACTGGGCCCCGACATTCGCGGCCGTGGACCGGGCCGTATTCTTGCCCGCCCTGATGTGGCCGTTCGACATGGACAAGGGGGAGAGCGTTCCCGTGGACCGGGACATGAACTCGGACGCGTGGTATGCCGCAGCGGACAGCAACGTCCCGATCGTGACCCAGTGGGATGACGGTAAGCACATGGGTACCGCCCCGGGGAAGGTGTCCACCAGTTCCTCCTCCATGCCCTCCGTCGTGTACGCGATGCTCCAGGCCCTGGAAGTGGACGCGGGCATGAAGGTTCTGGACGTGGGCACGGGCACGGGCGAAACGGCCGGCGCTCTGGCGTACCGCCTCGACGCCCAGAACGTCACCACGATTGAGGTCGACCGGGCCGTCTCGGCGCGGGCCCGGGAACGGCTCTGCGCGGCGGGACTGCACCCGGAGGTTGTCGTGGGTGACGGGTTCGCGGGTTGCGCGGACCGCGCGCCGTATGACCGCATCCTGGCCACCGTCGGACTCCGGGAAATCCCAGGGGCGTGGATTGAGCAGACCCGGCCGGGCGGCCTCATCGTCGCCCCATGGGGGACGCACTACTCCCATGCGGATGCCGTGGCCCGCCTGTCGGTGAAGGACGGGCAAGCGTCAGGGCACTTCACGCGCCCCGTGGAGTTCATGAAGCTACGCGCACAACGGCTCTCCCTGGCCGAACATGCGGAGTACGCCCCGCCGGACGCGATGGAAAGAGCCGACGCGTCCACCACGGCAATCACGGAAGCGGAGTTCGTCACCGGCAAGTACACGGCCGTTCCGTTCGCTCTGGGCCTCCGCGTGCGGGACTGCACCCAGGCCGTGGCAGACAAGCGCGAGGATGCGCGGCCGGTGTGGTTCTACGGGCTGAGTGACCGGTCCTGGGCGTGTGTGATGTTCCGCGACGGACAGGCGGAGGCCCGCGTCTGGCAGTCAGGGCCCCGCCGGTTGTGGGACGAGGTGGAGACGGCCTACCGGTGGTGGGTCGGTCACGGCGAACCGGACCACACCCGGTTTGGCCTCACTGTCACGCCGGAGGGACAACGGGCGTGGCTTGACGACCCGGCGGAGTCCTGGGCCGTGTGA
- a CDS encoding helix-turn-helix domain-containing protein, which produces MGTSVGERLREVRKRRGLSQRELAQESGVSLSWIRKLEQGTETDTRLETARKLAHTLRVSTSYLVAESSEPGADTATVDRWAPVRRALEQPARADGLEDAPTVAGVKEALDAAMPLFKGDRFTELGTILPRLLREADILAEVDPDGRAVRVRLLQLTGWLMVQTRQFGAANLALDLALDMSADRLQGASTVNTMCWLLLRQGKLTEARELAVQWADDTEPRMSRATPEELCTWGWLLLRVSAASVRDNRPGEARDALRLAHSAAVVLGREYQPREDFLRTFGPATVALKRTENAGIVDRPDRVLDLAAKIPTDTLRPTSNNRNRHRLDVADAYAKTRRYAEAVGELNTIWQNSPEWLPTQRYARDILGRVIQKRRTLTPDMRVLADVIGVPM; this is translated from the coding sequence ATGGGTACCAGCGTCGGGGAACGGCTCCGGGAAGTACGCAAGCGGCGGGGCCTGTCGCAACGTGAGTTGGCCCAGGAGAGCGGCGTGTCACTCTCCTGGATTCGGAAACTGGAGCAAGGTACCGAGACGGACACCCGCCTGGAGACGGCCCGGAAGCTGGCCCATACGCTCCGGGTGTCCACCAGTTACCTGGTGGCGGAGTCGTCGGAGCCTGGGGCCGACACGGCCACCGTGGACCGCTGGGCCCCTGTTCGCCGGGCCCTGGAGCAACCGGCCCGCGCGGACGGTCTGGAGGACGCCCCCACCGTGGCGGGCGTGAAGGAAGCCCTGGACGCGGCCATGCCGTTGTTCAAGGGGGACCGCTTCACGGAGCTGGGGACCATCCTTCCCCGGTTGCTGCGGGAGGCGGACATCCTGGCGGAGGTGGACCCCGACGGCCGCGCGGTCCGCGTCCGGCTCCTCCAGTTAACCGGATGGCTCATGGTCCAGACACGCCAGTTCGGAGCGGCGAACCTGGCCCTGGACCTGGCCTTGGACATGTCGGCCGACCGGCTCCAGGGAGCGTCCACGGTCAACACGATGTGTTGGCTACTCCTCCGCCAGGGGAAGCTGACGGAGGCCCGGGAGCTGGCCGTCCAGTGGGCGGACGACACGGAGCCACGCATGTCCCGTGCCACCCCGGAGGAGCTGTGTACCTGGGGGTGGTTGCTGCTCCGCGTCTCCGCCGCATCCGTCCGGGACAACCGACCGGGGGAGGCCCGGGACGCCCTCCGCCTGGCCCACTCGGCGGCCGTGGTCCTGGGGCGGGAGTACCAGCCCAGGGAGGACTTCCTGCGCACGTTCGGCCCCGCGACCGTGGCCCTGAAGCGGACCGAAAACGCGGGCATCGTGGATCGGCCGGACCGCGTGCTGGACCTGGCGGCCAAGATCCCCACGGACACGCTCCGGCCCACGTCCAACAACCGCAACCGCCACCGGCTGGACGTGGCCGACGCGTACGCCAAGACCCGCCGGTACGCGGAGGCCGTGGGGGAGCTGAACACCATCTGGCAGAACTCCCCGGAGTGGCTGCCCACCCAGCGGTACGCGCGGGACATCCTGGGCCGGGTGATCCAAAAGCGACGGACGCTCACGCCGGACATGCGGGTCCTGGCCGACGTCATCGGGGTGCCCATGTAA
- a CDS encoding SsgA family sporulation/cell division regulator: MTTVIDQAVQAQLIASTPESRAIPACLRYERDDPFAVRVSFPPSASLDGSAVEWTFGRELLSAGLRGPAGSGDVQMWPCGPRRTVLEFHAPEGMAMVQFDTADLRRFLGRSYAIVPEGSEAGELDLDQGLASLLRDA, encoded by the coding sequence GTGACCACTGTCATCGATCAAGCCGTCCAGGCACAGCTCATCGCGTCGACGCCCGAGTCACGCGCGATTCCGGCGTGCCTGCGTTATGAGCGGGACGACCCGTTCGCCGTCCGCGTCTCGTTCCCGCCCTCCGCGTCCCTCGACGGCTCCGCCGTGGAGTGGACGTTCGGGCGGGAACTGCTCTCGGCCGGGCTGCGCGGCCCGGCGGGGAGCGGGGATGTGCAGATGTGGCCGTGCGGACCGCGGCGGACAGTTCTGGAGTTCCATGCCCCCGAGGGCATGGCCATGGTCCAGTTCGACACCGCGGATCTCCGCAGATTCCTCGGCCGCTCGTACGCCATCGTCCCCGAGGGCAGCGAGGCCGGGGAGCTCGACCTGGACCAGGGGCTGGCGTCGCTGCTGAGAGACGCCTGA
- a CDS encoding endonuclease V: MTSAVDPRYELPRDWPTTEAEAIAVQERTRASVVVGGELPEPGTGTGALVGVDVAYDDERDLVAAAAVALDASDLAVVAEATAVGRVTFPYVPGLLAFREIPAVLDALGDLDRRLGRRPDLVVCDGYGLAHPRRFGLASHLGVLTGLPTIGVAKNPFGFRHADPGPLRGDWSPLLDGAEEVGRALRTRDGVKPLFVSVGHRVTIADACAYTLHLARDFRQPETTRRADALCRRALKAAGAAAAAEM, encoded by the coding sequence ATGACCAGCGCCGTCGATCCACGATATGAGCTGCCCCGCGACTGGCCTACGACCGAGGCCGAGGCCATCGCCGTCCAGGAGCGGACGCGGGCGTCCGTGGTCGTCGGCGGGGAACTGCCCGAGCCGGGCACCGGCACCGGCGCGCTCGTCGGAGTGGACGTGGCGTACGACGACGAGCGCGACCTGGTCGCGGCCGCCGCCGTCGCTCTGGACGCCAGTGACCTCGCCGTCGTCGCGGAGGCGACCGCGGTCGGCCGGGTCACCTTCCCGTACGTCCCCGGGCTGCTGGCGTTCCGTGAGATCCCGGCCGTCCTCGACGCGCTCGGCGACCTCGACCGGCGGCTCGGCCGCCGCCCCGACCTGGTGGTGTGCGACGGCTACGGCCTCGCCCACCCCCGCCGGTTCGGGCTGGCCAGCCATCTCGGGGTGCTTACCGGGCTGCCCACCATCGGCGTCGCCAAGAACCCGTTCGGCTTCCGGCACGCCGACCCGGGGCCGCTCCGCGGCGACTGGTCACCGCTGCTCGACGGGGCCGAGGAGGTCGGCCGGGCGCTGCGCACCCGCGACGGTGTGAAGCCGCTCTTCGTCTCCGTCGGCCATCGGGTGACCATCGCGGACGCCTGCGCGTACACCCTGCATCTGGCCCGCGACTTCCGGCAGCCCGAGACGACACGGCGCGCGGACGCGCTGTGCCGCCGGGCCCTGAAAGCCGCCGGGGCCGCAGCAGCCGCGGAGATGTGA
- a CDS encoding DUF397 domain-containing protein, translating into MPTTPDLSTAAWRKSSYSNGDGGDCVEVADNLPGLVPVRDSKCPDGPALMFPAGSWATFIASLKA; encoded by the coding sequence ATGCCAACCACTCCGGACCTGAGCACTGCCGCGTGGCGCAAGAGCAGTTACAGCAATGGTGACGGGGGCGACTGCGTCGAGGTCGCCGACAACCTTCCGGGCCTCGTCCCGGTCCGTGACTCCAAGTGCCCCGATGGTCCGGCTCTCATGTTCCCCGCCGGATCGTGGGCCACGTTCATCGCCTCTCTCAAGGCATAA
- a CDS encoding YciI family protein, which produces MFVLEITYTASADRVEAARPEHLAWVDDHFANGTFLASGPKNPRDGGVILALGDDRARIEEMVASDPFIVAGIGEYTITEFLATRTATALAEHRQERP; this is translated from the coding sequence ATGTTCGTACTGGAGATCACTTACACCGCCTCGGCCGACCGCGTCGAGGCCGCCCGCCCCGAACACCTCGCCTGGGTGGACGACCACTTCGCGAACGGCACGTTCCTCGCCTCCGGCCCCAAGAACCCCCGCGACGGCGGGGTCATCCTGGCTCTCGGCGACGACCGGGCGAGGATCGAGGAGATGGTGGCGAGCGACCCCTTCATCGTCGCGGGCATCGGCGAGTACACGATCACCGAGTTCCTGGCCACCCGCACGGCCACGGCCCTGGCCGAGCACCGCCAGGAGCGGCCGTAA
- a CDS encoding sigma-70 family RNA polymerase sigma factor: MTEGHAPLDAAAYSRIYEAEYSRLCGYARTLTGNPWVAGDLVAEAHYSVWRRLRAGHPLGADAVPAELTSAVRELSAGAGGWGPAQQASYLEPLVQVLHELPQRWVKALWLAEVDGLPPQEVAWRTGVSPDGAAALVERVQGSVRQEFLRAQPGYPASAACGEHWERLPGHVQGADSPDQAERIAVHIDGCRDCRGRMEQLVAADDRLPALTGPALLALYDRGMARFLAPLAAAAAVGAVGAAGVGVLAAGGAHAAPSNGPLVSSRRSMRHLVRGQVRQAGPVAVAAAAGGVLLVAGAAGMTGLALTDGGSAEAQQPAGASAPSISDTSDSSDSSSSSASSGSSSASGTSATSGASRHSGGSRAGTPGEASRNRPSTSSVPTGHSPADVPSSAVSPSRKTPSSSASPSSRPSSPDSPSSSASSSPSGSPSHQPTDEPTGKPTDGGTKDPEGTPSGQPTDEPTQQPTEEPTQRPTAKPADPGSDDSRGCVSLVVRLCVR, translated from the coding sequence ATGACCGAAGGTCACGCGCCGCTCGACGCGGCCGCCTACAGCCGTATCTACGAAGCCGAATATTCGCGTCTGTGCGGATATGCCCGAACTCTCACCGGTAACCCCTGGGTTGCCGGGGACCTGGTGGCCGAGGCGCACTACAGCGTGTGGCGCCGGCTGCGTGCCGGGCACCCGCTCGGTGCCGACGCCGTCCCCGCCGAGCTGACGAGCGCCGTAAGGGAGCTCTCGGCCGGGGCGGGGGGCTGGGGTCCGGCACAGCAGGCGTCGTACCTCGAACCGCTCGTGCAGGTCCTCCATGAGCTTCCGCAGCGCTGGGTGAAGGCGCTCTGGCTCGCCGAGGTGGACGGGCTGCCGCCCCAGGAGGTGGCGTGGCGGACCGGGGTCAGCCCGGACGGCGCGGCGGCCCTGGTGGAGCGGGTCCAGGGGAGCGTGCGCCAGGAGTTCCTGCGCGCCCAGCCCGGCTATCCGGCGAGCGCCGCGTGCGGTGAGCACTGGGAGCGGCTGCCCGGCCATGTGCAGGGCGCGGACTCCCCGGATCAGGCCGAGCGGATCGCCGTGCACATCGACGGCTGCCGGGACTGCCGGGGCCGGATGGAGCAGCTCGTCGCGGCCGACGACCGGCTGCCCGCGCTGACCGGCCCGGCGCTGCTGGCGCTGTACGACCGGGGCATGGCGCGCTTCCTGGCGCCCCTGGCGGCCGCCGCCGCGGTGGGCGCCGTAGGGGCGGCCGGGGTGGGCGTCCTGGCGGCCGGCGGTGCGCACGCGGCCCCCTCGAACGGCCCGCTGGTCTCCTCCCGCCGTTCCATGCGCCATCTCGTCCGCGGGCAGGTGCGCCAGGCGGGGCCGGTGGCGGTCGCGGCGGCCGCTGGCGGGGTGCTGCTGGTCGCGGGGGCGGCGGGCATGACGGGGCTCGCGCTGACGGACGGCGGCTCGGCGGAAGCCCAGCAACCGGCCGGAGCGTCGGCGCCGTCCATATCGGACACATCCGACTCCTCCGATTCATCCAGCTCTTCCGCTTCGTCCGGCTCGTCGTCGGCCTCGGGCACGTCCGCCACGTCCGGGGCCTCGCGGCACTCGGGCGGGTCGCGGGCGGGGACTCCGGGGGAGGCGTCCCGCAACCGGCCGTCCACGTCGAGCGTGCCCACGGGGCACTCTCCGGCGGATGTGCCGTCCAGCGCCGTCTCGCCCTCGCGAAAGACGCCCTCTTCCTCCGCTTCGCCCTCGTCACGGCCGTCTTCGCCCGACTCGCCCTCTTCATCCGCTTCCTCCTCCCCGTCGGGCAGCCCGTCGCACCAGCCGACCGACGAGCCGACCGGGAAGCCCACGGACGGCGGGACCAAGGACCCGGAGGGCACCCCGAGCGGACAGCCCACGGACGAGCCGACGCAGCAGCCCACGGAGGAGCCGACGCAGCGCCCCACGGCCAAGCCGGCCGACCCGGGCTCCGACGACTCCCGCGGCTGCGTCTCGCTGGTGGTCCGGCTCTGCGTGCGCTGA
- a CDS encoding GOLPH3/VPS74 family protein yields MPNGSLSLAASLYLLSYDAETGMPTGAHTALLVRAAALTELVQRGMLIDTDGSPCPVADAATGDRALDGLLELIGESRPRSWQIWVGHQPRLTEHAVRDQMVAAGYVRAKGRRVLGLFRAKEYTLERPDQVAGMRDDAVRVLHGEQSAAEVSERDAALVTLAAAGELRAVVTATDAKVRKHRILELGERCGGRGPVLEKVIAQVRTALAAAVATAMLAATTTATAT; encoded by the coding sequence ATGCCGAACGGCTCGCTCTCCCTCGCCGCCTCCCTCTACCTGCTCTCCTACGACGCCGAGACCGGCATGCCCACCGGTGCTCACACCGCCCTCCTCGTCCGCGCCGCCGCCCTTACCGAACTCGTTCAGCGGGGCATGCTCATCGACACCGACGGCAGCCCCTGCCCGGTGGCCGACGCCGCCACGGGGGACCGGGCGCTGGACGGGCTGCTGGAGCTGATCGGCGAATCCCGACCGCGAAGCTGGCAGATCTGGGTGGGACATCAGCCGCGGCTGACGGAACACGCGGTCCGCGACCAGATGGTGGCGGCCGGATATGTGCGGGCGAAGGGGAGGCGGGTGCTGGGGCTGTTCCGGGCCAAGGAGTACACGCTGGAACGGCCCGATCAGGTGGCCGGGATGCGGGATGACGCGGTGCGCGTACTGCACGGCGAGCAGTCGGCGGCCGAAGTGTCCGAACGGGACGCGGCGTTGGTCACCCTGGCGGCGGCGGGCGAGCTGCGGGCCGTGGTGACGGCCACGGACGCCAAGGTCCGCAAGCACCGGATCCTCGAACTGGGGGAGCGCTGCGGGGGCAGGGGGCCGGTACTGGAGAAGGTGATCGCCCAGGTGCGCACGGCGCTCGCCGCCGCCGTCGCCACGGCCATGCTGGCGGCGACCACGACCGCAACCGCCACCTGA
- a CDS encoding transcriptional regulator: protein MGNAKEVEDFAERLRALKERSGRSYGSLATRLHVSTSTLHRYCNGDAVPAEYASVERFARLCGATPVELLALHRRWILADASRRRAREADRESATGRPAADGTARETDARPADGAGRETDAQSADGTERKADTRSAEGTGREADRESAVGRPAADGAARREADARPADGESQRSADKREGADDPAGTDDPSETSAASASDASESAASPDARPAAGRRPGLAATSGPDSVTAPPPDEATEVRPEHRAKATEVGAANHAQTTTARPSTSAEAASTNSTTADTTNGGTTADATAATEPDPSPGRPEGATGPDRAVLGRGGAHQDGAGQQPGHAAELTGGGKTPSASAGHAQPPGALTGDAQSAPTGNNRSTPTGDARSAVAGRRRLRAVPGSDGGSAVVSRARRPWALLAGAAAVVVLAVTAVEVRPPGEDGRKDAAASPPSAAPSSTPHAGPTARGHLDRQKTDGDDASGAPRGDGKDGKGERGKEQRANGGASGSPAPGTSKGPDGGGSTQVPLTLSTRSHVWENGCGHRYLIDRPPSEVAPPPTEQDAPTWAAAHGAVHGGTTNVEVTVEGRASSAVVLQALHVRVVGRRTPLTWSSFAMDNGCGGSLTPRAFSVNLDAARPLAHPTEGNDAGKPIPAVSFPYRVSASDPEVLLVNARTAGCDCSWYLELGWTSGGRSGTLRIDDHGSPFRTSSIKGRPQYAYDYTDGSWHTSE from the coding sequence GTGGGGAACGCCAAAGAGGTTGAGGATTTCGCCGAGAGACTGCGGGCGCTGAAGGAGCGTTCGGGCCGCAGCTACGGCTCGCTGGCCACACGACTGCACGTCAGCACGTCCACGCTGCACCGCTACTGCAACGGCGACGCGGTCCCGGCGGAGTACGCCTCCGTCGAGCGCTTTGCCCGGCTGTGCGGCGCCACCCCGGTGGAACTGCTCGCCCTCCACCGCCGCTGGATCCTCGCGGACGCCTCCAGACGCCGCGCACGCGAGGCCGATCGCGAGAGCGCGACCGGCCGCCCGGCCGCGGACGGCACCGCGCGGGAGACGGACGCGCGGCCTGCTGACGGCGCCGGGCGGGAGACGGACGCGCAGTCCGCGGACGGCACCGAGCGGAAGGCGGACACGCGGTCCGCAGAGGGCACCGGGCGGGAGGCCGATCGCGAGAGCGCGGTCGGCCGACCGGCCGCGGACGGCGCAGCGCGTCGCGAGGCGGATGCGCGGCCTGCTGACGGTGAGTCACAGCGGTCAGCAGACAAGCGAGAAGGCGCCGACGACCCGGCGGGAACGGACGATCCGTCGGAGACATCGGCGGCGTCGGCGTCGGACGCATCCGAGAGCGCCGCGTCGCCCGACGCCCGCCCGGCCGCCGGCCGTCGTCCGGGGCTCGCTGCCACGTCCGGCCCGGACTCGGTGACGGCCCCTCCTCCGGATGAGGCCACCGAAGTCCGACCCGAACACCGCGCGAAGGCCACCGAAGTCGGGGCCGCCAACCACGCGCAGACCACCACCGCCCGCCCATCCACATCCGCCGAAGCCGCCTCCACGAACAGCACCACAGCCGACACCACGAACGGCGGCACCACGGCCGACGCGACGGCCGCCACCGAGCCCGACCCCTCACCGGGCCGCCCCGAAGGGGCCACCGGGCCGGATCGGGCGGTCCTCGGCCGGGGTGGCGCGCACCAGGACGGTGCCGGGCAGCAGCCCGGGCACGCCGCCGAACTGACCGGCGGCGGCAAGACCCCGTCCGCGTCGGCCGGACACGCCCAACCGCCCGGCGCGCTCACGGGCGACGCCCAGTCCGCGCCCACGGGCAACAACCGGTCCACGCCCACCGGCGACGCCCGGTCCGCGGTCGCCGGACGAAGGCGGTTGCGGGCGGTGCCCGGGAGCGACGGCGGCAGCGCCGTCGTGTCACGGGCGCGGCGGCCGTGGGCGTTATTGGCCGGGGCCGCCGCCGTCGTCGTGCTCGCCGTCACCGCGGTCGAGGTACGGCCGCCCGGCGAGGACGGCCGTAAGGATGCGGCGGCCTCACCGCCCTCCGCCGCCCCCTCGTCCACGCCGCACGCCGGGCCGACCGCCCGCGGACATCTGGACCGTCAGAAGACGGACGGCGACGACGCGTCCGGCGCACCGCGCGGCGACGGTAAGGACGGTAAGGGCGAGCGCGGCAAGGAGCAGAGAGCCAATGGGGGCGCCTCCGGCTCCCCCGCGCCCGGCACCTCCAAGGGCCCGGACGGCGGTGGCTCCACCCAGGTCCCGCTCACTCTCTCCACCCGTTCCCATGTCTGGGAGAACGGCTGCGGCCACCGCTATCTCATCGACCGGCCCCCGTCCGAGGTCGCCCCGCCGCCCACCGAGCAGGACGCCCCGACCTGGGCCGCCGCCCATGGCGCGGTGCACGGCGGGACCACCAACGTCGAGGTCACAGTGGAGGGGCGCGCCTCATCGGCCGTCGTCCTGCAAGCCCTGCACGTACGGGTCGTGGGTCGTCGCACCCCGCTCACGTGGTCGTCGTTCGCCATGGACAACGGCTGCGGGGGCTCTCTCACCCCGCGCGCCTTCTCGGTGAATCTGGACGCCGCCCGTCCGCTGGCCCACCCCACCGAGGGCAACGACGCGGGCAAGCCGATCCCCGCCGTCAGCTTCCCCTACCGCGTCTCGGCCTCCGACCCGGAGGTGCTGCTCGTCAACGCCCGGACGGCCGGCTGCGACTGTAGCTGGTACCTGGAGCTGGGCTGGACGAGCGGCGGCCGCTCGGGGACGCTGCGGATCGACGACCACGGCTCGCCGTTCCGCACCAGCAGCATCAAGGGACGCCCGCAGTACGCCTACGACTACACCGACGGCTCCTGGCACACGAGCGAATGA
- a CDS encoding DUF397 domain-containing protein: MPTTPDLSTAAWRKSSYSNNNGGDCVEVADNLPGLVPVRDSKNPHGPALIFAAGSWATFIASLKMG; this comes from the coding sequence ATGCCAACCACCCCGGACCTGAGCACTGCCGCGTGGCGCAAGAGCAGCTACAGCAACAACAACGGCGGCGACTGCGTCGAGGTCGCCGACAACCTCCCGGGCCTCGTCCCCGTCCGTGACTCCAAGAACCCCCACGGCCCCGCCCTCATATTCGCTGCCGGATCATGGGCCACGTTCATCGCAAGCCTCAAGATGGGCTGA
- a CDS encoding helix-turn-helix domain-containing protein has translation MSFRSRELFPDRSARDLLGAEIRRHREKADMSLRRLSEVLNYSKSHLARIEAAESLPYDDLPAKLDACFGTDGLFARLYALAKNEPFPGKYRRMIELESQAVVIEKYVGATFPGLLQTPELAEHSLRCGFPHAPDAEIQAMVKARIDRQVLLDRAKPPRCWFILDEAVLYRPVGGPAVMRDQLSSLLERGTQSHVTIQVLPFSAGGHIEAGGSLTLFTAHGESPVAYDESSQSGMIIEDQEDVAQRRENYDLLRAMALSPRDSEAMIRAVMEDWTPCQPPRT, from the coding sequence ATGTCTTTTCGGTCACGCGAACTCTTCCCCGACCGCTCCGCACGCGACCTGTTGGGCGCCGAGATCCGCCGCCACCGCGAGAAGGCGGACATGTCGCTGCGGCGGCTGTCCGAGGTGCTGAACTACAGCAAGTCCCACCTCGCGCGGATCGAGGCGGCGGAGTCGCTGCCGTACGACGACCTACCGGCGAAGCTGGACGCGTGCTTCGGCACGGATGGGTTATTCGCGAGGCTGTACGCGCTCGCGAAGAACGAGCCGTTCCCGGGTAAGTACCGGCGAATGATCGAGTTGGAGAGCCAAGCGGTCGTCATTGAGAAGTACGTCGGCGCCACCTTCCCGGGGCTGCTGCAAACCCCTGAGCTCGCCGAGCACTCTTTGCGCTGTGGATTCCCCCACGCTCCCGACGCGGAGATTCAGGCAATGGTCAAGGCTCGTATCGATCGGCAGGTGTTGCTGGACCGGGCCAAGCCGCCGCGTTGCTGGTTCATTCTCGACGAGGCTGTGCTGTATCGCCCGGTCGGCGGACCAGCGGTGATGCGTGATCAACTGTCGTCTCTGCTCGAGCGCGGGACGCAGTCCCACGTCACCATTCAGGTGCTGCCCTTCTCGGCGGGCGGACACATTGAGGCAGGCGGTTCACTGACTCTCTTCACGGCGCACGGCGAGTCGCCGGTGGCGTACGACGAGAGCAGCCAGTCCGGAATGATCATCGAGGATCAGGAGGATGTCGCGCAACGCAGGGAGAACTACGATTTGCTCAGGGCCATGGCCCTCTCGCCCCGCGACTCCGAGGCGATGATCCGAGCCGTGATGGAGGACTGGACCCCATGCCAACCACCCCGGACCTGA